From one Anticarsia gemmatalis isolate Benzon Research Colony breed Stoneville strain chromosome 20, ilAntGemm2 primary, whole genome shotgun sequence genomic stretch:
- the LOC142981829 gene encoding alpha-tocopherol transfer protein-like — translation MKLKQELLDQPAGEMWKSIRVELKEDVSTRDRDLAAIREWLKKQPHLPDDWETGPIMTFLRGSSFSLEKCKRKLDMYFTMRAACPEFFSKRDATRPELVEIMTNKVQGPTLPGITPNGRRVTICRGVHPDLNSQQITDTLKLALMIGDVRLTEEREGVAGDIYVLDAAVLGPSMLAKLSAATIKKFMICVQEAYPIKLKEVHIINTSPLVERFVNFVKPFLKEKIRKRIYIHRELKDLYKYIPQEMLPAEYGGQCGTMSQIQEQWKLKLQEYREWFKRQDSVIANESLRPGRPTNYDELFGIDGSFRQLSID, via the exons ATGAAGCTAAAACAAGAGCTCTTGGACCAGCCCGCCGGCGAGATGTGGAAGAGCATCCGCGTCGAGCTGAAGGAAGACGTCTCCACGAGGGACAGGGACCTCGCTGCTATCAGAGAGTGGCTGAAGAAACAGCCGCATTTGCCTGATGACTGGG aaactGGCCCAATTATGACTTTCCTGCGAGGCAGTAGTTTTTCTTTAGAGAAATGCAAGCGCAAACTGGACATGTACTTCACTATGAGAGCTGCTTGCCCCGAGTTCTTTTCAAAGCGTGATGCTACCAGGCCTGAGTTGGTGGAGATCATGACTAACAAAGT tCAAGGACCCACACTGCCAGGCATCACCCCAAATGGAAGGAGAGTCACAATTTGCAGAG GAGTGCACCCAGACCTGAACTCCCAGCAGATCACAGACACACTGAAGCTGGCGCTCATGATCGGTGACGTGCGGCTCACGGAGGAGCGCGAGGGTGTCGCCGGAGACATCTACGTGCTGGATGCAGCGGTGCTCGGACCCAGCATGCTCGCCAAACTGTCTGCTGCTACTATTAAGAAGTTTATGATTTGTGTTCAG GAGGCGTATCCGATCAAACTAAAAGAAGTGCACATAATCAACACGTCGCCGCTGGTCGAGCGATTCGTCAACTTCGTCAAACCATTCCTCAAAGAGAAGATCAGGAAACGG ATCTACATCCACCGGGAACTAAAAGACCTGTACAAGTACATTCCTCAAGAGATGTTGCCTGCTGAGTACGGCGGACAGTGCGGCACCATGTCACAGATACAAG AGCAATGGAAACTAAAACTGCAAGAGTACCGCGAATGGTTCAAGCGTCAAGACTCTGTGATCGCCAACGAGTCTCTACGACCGGGCAGACCGACCAACTACGACGAACTGTTCGGCATCGACGGCTCCTTCAGACAGCTCTCCATTGATTGA
- the LOC142981922 gene encoding aldo-keto reductase AKR2E4-like has translation MKLLLATVAAFAVISTISAAVRGKAPTKQLNDGNHIPSLGLGSFGFDEIRKMRQAVWDAVQAGYRHIDTAALYGNEVEIGKGIADVIKQGIVKREDLFITTKLWNDKHGRNQVVPALRESLQKLGLEYVDLYLIHSPEATDAQGNTIKVDVAETWQGMEEAKRLGLARSIGVSNFNIEQIDRIIKNSNFVPSVNQIEIHPSNTKEKEVADCFERGIVVVAYSPFGFFVSRAGGGNVVNRNDPKLLNIARKYNKSINQVILRYELDRDLIPIPKSTNPQRIAENINVFDFQLTPEEIGIVGSFNQNKSIFD, from the exons ATGAAACTGTTGCTGGCTACCGTCGCGGCTTTCGCCGTGATCTcc ACAATATCAGCTGCTGTGCGAGGCAAAGCTCCCACGAAACAGCTCAACGATGGCAATCACATTCCATCGCTGGGTTTGGGATCCTTTGGCTTT GATGAGATCAGGAAGATGCGTCAAGCAGTATGGGACGCGGTACAGGCTGGCTACAGACACATCGACACCGCTGCTCTATACGGCAATGAGGTCGAGATCGGCAAGGGTATTGCTGACGTCATCAAACAAGGGATAGTTAAGAGGGAAGACCTGTTTATTACTACTAAG ttgtggAACGACAAACACGGTCGTAACCAAGTGGTGCCGGCTCTACGTGAGTCTCTTCAGAAACTTGGACTCGAATACGTAGACTTGTACCTGATTCATTCACCTGAAGCTACCGAT GCTCAAGGCAACACCATAAAGGTCGACGTAGCGGAGACCTGGCAGGGCATGGAGGAGGCCAAGAGACTCGGCCTGGCTCGTTCCATCGGCGTCTCCAACTTCAACATTGAACAGATCGACAGAATCATCAAGAACAGCAACTTTGTGCCCTCTGTTAACCAAATTGAG ATCCATCCGTCCAACACCAAAGAAAAGGAGGTAGCTGACTGCTTCGAGCGTGGTATCGTGGTCGTGGCGTACAGTCCGTTCGGTTTCTTCGTGTCGAGAGCTGGTGGCGGCAACGTGGTCAATAGGAACGATCCCAAGCTCCTGAACATTGCCAGGAAGTACAACAAGAGTATCAACCAAGTTATTCTGCGGTATGAG CTGGACCGTGACCTCATCCCCATCCCCAAGTCTACCAATCCTCAGCGTATCGCAGAAAACATCAACGTATTCGACTTCCAACTGACTCCTGAAGAGATCGGCATCGTCGGCAGTTTCAACCAGAATAAGAGCATCTTTGATTAG
- the LOC142981921 gene encoding aldo-keto reductase AKR2E4-like: protein MILLLLLGIHTASAVLAPCIELNDGNTIPVVALGTGRGTAKEGESIDEVRNAVLWAIEAGYRHIDTAAIYGDEPQVGQGIADAIAKGIVTREQLFVTTKLWNDKHARHQVVPALRESLTNLGLDYVDLYLIHFPVALKSDGSADNIDYLETWQGMEEARDLGLARSIGVSNFNTTQISRLVDHCRIRPVINEVEVNPSNTQEPLVSHCQQLGIGIMAYSPFGFLVSRNRPDAPPPRYDDPTLVAIAQKYGKSTGQIVLRYLIERGLIPIPKSTNRKRIAENINLFDFDLTAEEIYTIGQFNKNVRVIEIPDWQDYPNYPF, encoded by the exons ATGATCTTACTATTGTTACTTGGGATTCAT acTGCTTCGGCAGTATTGGCGCCCTGCATAGAACTGAACGATGGTAACACAATACCCGTAGTCGCTTTGGGTACCGGCAGAGGCACAGCTAAAGAG GGCGAATCAATCGATGAAGTCCGTAACGCAGTCCTTTGGGCGATAGAGGCAGGGTACAGACACATCGACACTGCTGCCATCTATGGAGACGAGCCGCAAGTGGGCCAGGGGATAGCTGATGCCATTGCCAAGGGTATTGTCACCAGAGAACAATTGTTTGTTACTACTaag CTATGGAACGACAAGCATGCCCGTCACCAAGTGGTGCCTGCTCTAAGAGAGTCACTGACCAACCTCGGCCTGGACTATGTCGACCTGTATCTTATACACTTCCCTGTCGCTCTTAAG tCGGATGGGTCAGCAGACAACATAGACTACTTGGAGACCTGGCAAGGTATGGAGGAGGCCCGAGACCTCGGCCTCGCGCGGTCCATCGGAGTGTCCAACTTTAACACCACGCAGATCAGCAGGCTCGTCGACCATTGTAGAATCAGACCTGTTATCAATGAAGTTGAG GTGAATCCCTCAAACACCCAAGAACCCCTGGTCTCCCACTGCCAGCAGCTCGGCATTGGCATTATGGCGTACTCCCCCTTCGGTTTCCTGGTGTCCAGAAATCGCCCGGACGCTCCCCCTCCACGATACGATGACCCCACCCTTGTAGCCATTGCCCAGAAATACGGCAAGAGCACTGGACAGATTGTTCTGAGATATTTG ATCGAGAGAGGTTTAATCCCTATCCCGAAATCAACAAACAGGAAGCGAATTGCCGAGAACATCAATCTATTCGATTTCGATCTGACGGCAGAAGAAATCTACACCATTGGGCAATTCAACAAGAACGTACGCGTTATTGAAATACCTGACTGGCAAGATTATCCTAACTATccgttttaa
- the LOC142981924 gene encoding uncharacterized protein LOC142981924 codes for MEDQFEILFEKMKIEMQKQTLELKESITNSVMEKMDEKIKPIIAENKDLKEKVISLEKEIEYMKRDKKKNNIIIFGLQEEEESTTGLIEVVKNIFNKDLNINIGDFEINQIFRIGKKSPGRKPRPVLLSLVNSWKKTEILRVRKNLKDIYITEDYSKEVLEKRKMLQTKLKEERIKGNFAYLRYDKLVVKENNASNEKRKRGEAYSPGDNTQTKKQQVWTPSHTNRRNAFDVMRGRSNSLSCPKADNRQ; via the coding sequence atgGAAGATCAATTCGAAATCTTGTTtgagaaaatgaaaattgaaatgcAGAAACAGACGCTTGAACTGAAGGAATCTATAACTAATTCAGTCATGGAAAAAATGGATGAAAAAATAAAGCCTATTATAgcagaaaataaagatttaaaggaAAAAGTAATAAGCCTTGAGAAAGAGATAGAATATATGAAAagagataagaagaaaaacaacattattatttttggattacAAGAGGAAGAAGAATCAACGACAGGATTAATAGAAGTGGTGaagaacatatttaataaagacttaaatataaatattggggattttgaaataaatcaaatttttcgCATCGGCAAGAAAAGCCCAGGCAGAAAACCGAGACCGGTTTTGCTCTCTCTTGTCAATTCATGGAAGAAAACTGAGATACTGAGAGTTCGGAAAAATCTGAAAGACATATATATAACAGAAGACTATTCTAAAGAAGTATTGGAGAAgaggaaaatgttacaaacaaaattgaaagaGGAAAGGATAAAAGGGAATTTTGCATATCTCAGGTACGATAAGCTCGtagtaaaggaaaataatgcaagtaacgaaaaaagaaaaagggGAGAAGCTTATTCACCGGGTGATAACACACAAACTAAAAAACAGCAAGTCTGGACGCCATCACATACAAATAGGCGCAACGCCTTTGATGTGATGAGAGGCAGATCCAACTCTCTCTCGTGCCCCAAGGCGGATAATAGGCAATAA